The following nucleotide sequence is from Devosia salina.
CAGGTGCTTGGTTCGGGATCCGACGCCTGGAAATATTGGGACGAACGCCGCGCGGGCAATGTCAGCGACGAGCAATGGCGCGGCGTGCAGGGCGGCATAGCGCGTTCGGCCGGCGTCTGCATGACCATGGGTACTGCCTCGACGATGACGGCGATTGCCGACGCCATGGGGCTGACCCTGCCGGGCGCCTCATCCATCCCGGCTGTGGATTCGGCGCATGCCCGCATGTCGGCCGATTGCGGAAGGCGGATTGTCGATATGGTCTGGGAGGAGTTGACGCCAGACAGGATCGTGACCGAAGCCGCGGTACGCAACGCGGCCATTGTCGCCATGGCCACGGGCTGCTCCACCAATGCAGTCGTGCATCTGATCGCCATGGCGCGCCGGGCAGGGGTGGAGCTGTCACTTGATGATCTGGACGCACTGGGCCGCAATACCCCACTCCTCGCCAATGTCCGGCCATCGGGCAAAGGCTATCTGATGGAGGACTTCTATTTTGCCGGGGGACTGCTGGCGCTGATCAGGCAGATCGCCGATCGCCTCGACACCAGCGTGGTCACCGCAAATGGCAGGACGCTCGGCGAGAACATCGCCGATGCGGTTGTCTACAATGACGACGTCATCCGCCCACTCTCCAACCCGGTCTATCATGAAGGGTCGCTCGCCGTGTTGCGCGGCAATCTCTGCCCCGACGGCGCCATCATCAAGCCGGCCGCCTGCGACCCGAAATATTATGTGCATGAAGGTCCGGCGCTGGTCTTCGACAGCTATCCGGAGATGAAGAAGGCCATCGACGACGAAAACCTCGCGGTGACACCCGATCACGTGCTGGTGCTGCGCAATGCCGGGCCGCAGGGCGGTCCGGGCATGCCCGAATGGGGCATGCTGCCCATCCCCAAGGCGCTGATCAAGCAGGGGCATCGCGACATGCTGCGCATTTCCGATGCGCGCATGTCCGGCACCTCCTATGGCGCCTGCGTGCTGCACGTGGCCCCGGAAAGCTTTGTCGGCGGTCCGCTGGCATTTCTGCAGACGGGCGACATAGTCCGGCTCGACCTTCCCAATCGACGGCTCGACATGCTGGTGGCCGAAGAGGAGATCGACCGCCGGCGTGCCGCCTGGACGCCGCCTGCGCCCCGCTTCGAGCGGGGCTGGGGCTGGATCTATTCCCGGCACGTCACCCAGGCCGACAAGGGTTGCGACTTCGACTTTCTCGAACGCGATTTCGGCCGGGCCGCCGGCGAACCCGACATCTTCTGAGCAAGGGGTTTCATCATGACACTTACCCTGGATCAGGCCCTGACGGGCATTTCCGGCATTCTGGTTACGCCCTATGACGACAAAGGCGACGTCGCGCCGGATCGGCTGGTCCCCATTCTCGACCGCGCGCTTGGCGCCGGGCTGCACATGCCCGTGGTCAATGGCAATACCGGAGAGTTCTACGCCCTGACCACCGAGGAAGCCTCCACGATGGTGCGCGAAGTCGTGCGCCTGGTGGCCGGTCGCGCCCCGGTGCTGGCCGGCATCGGCCGAGGCATCCGCGACGCCACGGCGCTCGCAAGGGTATCGGCGGAGGCGGGCGCGACCGCGCTCATGGTCCATCAGCCGCCCGACCCCTTCGTCGCCCCCCGCGGCATTGTCGACTACCTCAAGGCCATCGCCGACGCGTCGGGCGGGCTGCCGATGATGCTCTATCTGCGCAATGACGCCATTGGCACGAGGGCCATTGCCGATCTCTGCGCCCTGCCGCAGGTCAAGGGTATCAAATGGGCGACACCCAATCCGCTGAAGCTGGCCGAGGCCAAGGCCGCCTGCGATCCGTCGCTGGTCTGGGTCGGCGGACTGGCGGAAATCTGGGCGCCCGCCTTCTATGCGGTGGGTGCACGCGGCTTCACCTCCGGGCTGATCAATGTCTGGCCGGAGCGCTCCCTGGCCATCCATGGCGCGCTCGAGGCGGGACGGTACACCGAGGCCAATGACCTTATCGCCGGCATGAAGGCCTTCGAAGAGATACGCGCCGAGGAAATGAACGGCACCAATGTGACCGGAGTGAAGGCCGTTCTGTTGGCGCTCGGTCGGGACTGCGGACCGACGCGTCCGCCTTCTGCCTGGCCGCTGACCGCGGCCCAGCAGGCGAAACTCGACGCCTTCATCACCCAGAACCAGCTGACTTAGGAGGTCTTCGACATGGACAAGGTCCTTCGCGACAAGCTCATGACCGTTTCAGTCGCAACCCTTGCTACTGCCCTGTTCAAGCGCGGCCTGCGCAATCAGGTCATCCAGGGGGTGCATCCGGTCAGGGCCAAGGGCGTCAACATGGTCGGCCCTGCCTACACACTGCGCTACATTCCGGCTCGCGAGGACCGCAATCAGCTGAGCGAGTTCCGCAATCCGCAACACCCGCAGCGCGTCGCGGTGGAGACCTGCCCGGCCGGGCACGTTCTGGTGATGGACAGCCGCAAGGATCCGCGCGCTGCCTCCGCCGGTGACATTCTCGTCACGCGGCTGATGGTCCGCGGGGTCGCCGGCGTCGTCACCGATGGCGGCTTCCGCGATGCCGCGACGATCGGCACGCTGGACATCCCGGCCTATCATACCCGCCCTTCGAGCCCGACCAACCTCACGCTGCATGAAGCGCTCGATCTCAATGTTCCCATCGGCTGCGGCGACGTGGCCGTGTTCCCCGGTGACATTCTCGTCGGAGACGACGACTGCGTCATCGTCATTCCGCAGGCCATTGCCGGCGAAGTTGCCGACGAGGCGGTCGAGATGACGGCCTATGAAGATTTCGTGGTGGAGAAAGTCAAAGCAGGCACGCCTGTGATCGGCCTCTACCCGCGGACACAGGACCACTTCGTCGCCGAGTTTGAAGCATGGCGTCGCCGCGAAAACCGCTAGGGCCGTTTCGGTTTCCGCTGCCCATTCTCGTGCTGTCGCGGAGAGCAAGACAATGCTAATTGCGCGTGCTAATAGTTATTAGCCAGTATCAACTCCGCAGCCGCCCATGCCGCCCTCCAAGACCGCATCTATGTCCAGACGCCCTGCGCTCAAACGCCAGCCCAGGGCGCGCCGCGTCACCATGACCGATGTGGCGCGTGAGGCAGGGTGTTCACAGGCCACCGTGTCATTTGTGCTCAACGCCGTCCCCGGTATCCGCCTCTCGGCGGACACGAGACAACGTGTTCTCGAGACGGCAAGGCGGTTGGGCTATGGAGAAGCGGCGCCGAAGGCACGGCCGGACGCGCGCCCGACCCGTCGCGCCCGGCGGATTGGCTTTATCGTCGACCAGATCGCGACCAGCCCGGAGGCCGTTCAGGCGATTGACGGGATCACCCAGGCCGCCAAGGAGCAGGGCGATCTGGTCTTCGTGGCCCAGAGCGAGAACGACGCAGACACCGAGTCCGACCTGATCGCGGCCTTTGTGGACCAGGGTGTCGTCGCCTTGGTCTACATGACCATTTTCACCCGCGAGGTGGAGTTGCCGCTGGCTTTGCGCAATCTCGGCATACCGGTCTATCTGCTCAACTGCTACACGACCGGCATGACCCATGCGGCTGTCGTTCCCAGCGAAATCGCCGGTGGCCAGCGCGCCACCCACCATTTGATTACGCAAGGGCATCGGCGCATCGCCACCATCACGGGCGAAATCTGGATGGAGGCCGCGCGGGACCGGCTCAAGGGCTATCGACGGGCCCTGGCAACTGCTGACATCCCCTTCGACGACAGCCTGGTCTTTAACGGCGACTGGTCGGCGAGTGCGGGATATGACGCGACCCGGCGCATCCTCGCCCTGCCCGAGGTGCCGTCTGCCATCTTCTGCCAGAATGACCGCATGGCCATCGGGTGCTTCGAGGCCCTGAAGGAAGCTGGGCTCGACATCCCCCGCGACATGTCGGTCGTCGGCTATGACGACGAGGAGATCGCTCGGCATCTGCACCCGCGGCTGACCACCACCATCCTGCCGCATCGGGCCATGGGGCGATGGGTGATCGAACAGATGCTGGAGGCCGAGACGGACGAGCGCCATTCGCTGACCAAGCTGGAATGCCCATTGGTCGAGCGCGATTCGGTGGCGCCGCCACGCGCCCTCGGCTAGGCCTTAGGCGGCACTATGGATTGCCGCCCGATGAACTCGCATTCGATCTTGAGCTTCTGCAGCCGTTCGTCGGCGTCGATGCCTTCGAAGTCATCGAGCAGTTGATTGACCGCCCAGCGTGCCATTTCGTCATGGGGCAGGACCAGCGTGGAGAGGGGCGGGTTAAGACTGGCCGCGATGTCCTCGTCGTCAAATCCTACGATGGAAATATCTTCGGGAATGGATAGTCCGAGCTGGCGGGCAGCCTCGTAGCAGCCCATCGCCATCCGGTCGCAATAGCAGAAGACGGCAGTCGGCCGATCTGGTCGCGAAAGCAGTTCGAGCGCCCGCTCTCGCCCTGCCTTCACGCTCCAGCCCCCAAGCGTCACAAGGCTTTCATCCACAGCCAGGCCGTGCCTTTCCATGGCCTGGCGAAACCCCTTTTCTCGATCCACGGCCGCTTCGACTATGTGCTCGCCCGCCAGATGGGCGATACGCTTGTGACCCGCCTTGATCAGGGCCTCGGTGGCCGTGTAGCCCCCGACAATGTCTCCCGGGACCGCCGACGGGTAGCGCACCCTGCGCTCGTAGCAATTTAGAAGCACCAGCGGCAGTCCGGCAAAATGGTCCGGAATGGCAACCTCTCGGGTGATCAGCGTGGCATAGATGGAGCCGATGGCATTCTGCGCAACCAGCATGTCCATGGCGGCGCGCTCCAGCTTCGCGCTGTTGCCCGTGCAGAACACGGCGACGGCCACATCCTGCAGGGCCGCCTCGTCACGTGCCCCTTCCAGGAATGGCGCCAGGAATGGGGTCGTCGAGACCTCATCGATGAAGAGGCCGATGACGCGCTGCCGTCCGGCCGGAACCGGATGGGCCGCGCCGCGCCGATATCCCAGTTGCTCGGCAGCCTCCTCGACGCGCCTGCGCGTGGCTTTAGAGATGCGGGCATTGGGCACGCCATTGAGCACCAGCGAAACGGTGGCCTGGGACACGCCAGCCAGTTCCGCCACGTCATGCATGGTTGCGCGCTTTTCCACATCCCCTCCATCGCCACCGGCCACCCGCTTCTAATGCATAAACCCCGTCTCCTGCCAGCTTTTCGCGCCCGTGAGATCGCATGACTCGACGGAATTCCCCGCGTGAAATTGCATCACCGCGCACCCTCTTGCCAAAGCCGTAGAAAAGGTAATACGGTGCTAATAATATAACTAATAGTGCTTAGGGTGGAGATTATGAACTTGGGCAATGCCGCAACCTCCGTGTCGGCTGACGCGTCGCGGATGAGCTTGTCGCTCGATGGGGTCTGGCAGTTCCGGCACGAGGGTGGCCCCTGGCGCGATGCGCATGTGCCACAGCCCTGGCAGGCCGAGTTTTCGGATCTGGTCGATACGTTCGGGCGTGCCATTTACAAGCGCAGCTTCACCCTGCCGTCCGGTTGGGAGGGGCACGATCTGGCATTGCGGTTCGGTGCCGTCAGCTATTTCTGCGAAGTCTTCCTCAACGGCGAGACGCTGGGCAGCCACGAAGGCGCCTTCCTCCCTTTCGAATTCGCCGTTGACGCTTCAATCCTGCGCGCGACCAACGAGATTGAGGTGAGGGTGGCCCTGCCTTCGGCCGATCACCACGCCTTTCCCGAGTTTCCTTTCGCCGAGGTGCCGCACGGCAAGATCTCCTGGTACGGGCGGATCGGTGGTTTGTGGCAATCCGTTTCACTGGAGGCCCGCGACCGGCGGCGGCTCGAAAGCGTCGTCATCGAGGCAGGCATGGATGGCGTGTTGCGCGCCAACCTGGCGTTCTCCGATGCGGCGAAGGGTCTTGCTGCCAATGTGGAAGTGCGCGACGCCGACGGAACTGTGGTGGCGCAAGCCGCAATCACGGCCGATGGCCGCTTGCCGGTAGTCCTTCATGTGCCCGGCGCCAAGCTCTGGGATGTGGGCCAGCCCAACCTCTATACCCTCGCGGTAAATCTGGCCGACGGTATCGATGTGCATGAGGAAACCTTCGGCTTCCGCACCGTCACCACCGCCAATGGCCAAATTCTGCTTAACGGCAAGCCGGTCTACATGCGCGGAGCGCTGGACCAGGACTACTACCCCGACGGCATCTACACCCCGCCTTCGCTTGAATTCCTAGAGGACCAGGCGAGAAAAGCCGTCGAACTCGGCCTCAATACGCTGCGCTGCCATATCAAGGTGCCCGACCCGCGCTATTACGACGTGGCCGACCGCTTTGGCCTTCTGGTGTGGACGGAAGTCCCCAATGTGCAGAGCTTCACTGCTGACTCAGCGCGCCGCATGCGCGAGACCATGGTCGGCATTCTCGCCCGCGATCGCAATCATCCCTCGATCATCGCCTGGACGCTGATCAACGAGGACTGGGGCACGCGCCTCGTCGAGAATGCGGAGCACCGGCAATGGCTAAAGCAGAGCTATGACTGGCTCAAGGCCGAGGACCCCACTCGGCTGGTGATCGACAACTCCGCCTGTTTCCCCAACTTCCACGTCAAGACCGACCTCAACGACTACCATTACTACCGCTCGGTTCCCGAGCGTCGGCAGGAATGGGATGATATCACCGCCCAGTTCGCGGCAGGTGCCGATTGGACCTTCTCGCCGCTGGGCGACGCCGAGCGGCGGGGCGACGAGCCGCTGATCGTGTCCGAATTCGGTGTCTGGGGCCTGCCTGATCCGGGCAAATTGCGCCGCGAGGACGGCACGGAGCCGGACTGGTTCGAGACCGGATCGCTCTGGGGCGACGGCGTGGCGCTGCCGCATGGCGTCGAAGAGCGCTTCGGCGCACTCGACATGGCACGCACCTTTGGCAGCTTCCATGGCTTCATCGAAAAGGTCCAGTGGTACCAGTTCATGAACCTGCGCTACCAGATCGAGGAAATGCGGCGCTATCCCTCGATCATGGGCTACGTCATCACCGAGCTGACGGATGTGCACTGGGAGGCCAATGGGCTGCTCGACATCGAGCGCAATCCCCGTGTGTTCCACGATGTCTTCGCCACCATCAACACCGATATTGTCATCGTCCCGCGGCCGGCGCGATACGCGGCCTGGGCCGGCGAAGACCTCGATCTCGAACTCAGGATTGCCACGGGCGGTCTGTCCATACCGGCGGGCGCGCGACTGACCTGGCGCGGCGGGGTCAGCGGCTCTCTGGAGGTGCCCGCGACCGGTCCCGTTTCCGTGGCCGATCTGGGCAGGACGGCCATTCGCATGCCCGACGCTGCGACAAATGAAATGTTGACCATCGAATTCGTGCTCGAAGCCGATGGCGAAGTTCTGGCGCGCAACAGTTGCGACATCGCGCTTTACTCCCAGCGCAAGGCGGCGGGCCTTTCCTCCATCGCAACCGCCGACGCCGATCTCGCAGCCTACGCCAGCGGCCTCGGTTACCGGGTGGTGCCGGCATCCGAGGCCGACATTGTCATTACGCACGCCGTCAATGGCGACGACGTCGAAGCCATCAAGGCCGGCGCCCGCTATGTGATCCTGGCGGACGGCACGGTCCGGACGAACAACAATCTGCGCACCGACATGCCGGACGGGGAACTGCCACATCGCTCCATCGTCGCCGATGGCAGGCAGTTTCGCCCGAGCCTCGACCAGCACCTGCCAGGCATCAGCCTCGTGGAGCGCGACGGGACAATCTGGCGGGGCGATTGGATAGCAGGTTTCTCCTGGATCCGGCGCGACGGGCACTTCTCCAATATCCCGGGCGGCCCGCTCTTCGACCTGAGCTTGTCCGGCGTGGTGCCGCACCACCTGCTCACCGGGTTCCGGCCCTGGGAGTTCGGCAGCAACGTGATTTCCGGGATGGTCTGCGGCTGGGTCCACAAGCCTGCGGCCATTATCGGGCAGAAGCGCGTCGGCCGCGGCGGGGTGGTGGCGACGACATTCCGGCTGACGCGCGAGGCACCGGGCGCCGATCCGGTGGCGGCGGCCCTTCTCGACGCCATCGTGGCGACAGCGGCGGACCTGCCGGTGGATCGGGGAGCGATCTAGAAACCAGTCCCTGACCGCGCCGCATCGGCAAGGTCAGCGTGGAGCCGATCGGACGGAGAGCCGACGGACCCCAGTAGTTCGGAGGAGACCAGTATGGCCGATATCGTCCTCAAGGACGTGAGCAAGTCCTATGGCACGGTGAAGGTGCTCGAGCGGGTGAACATGCATATCCGCTCTGGCGAATTCATCGTCTTTCTCGGCCCCTCGGGCTGCGGCAAGTCGACATTGCTGCGGATGATCGCGGGTCTCGAGGCGGTCAATGATGGCGAAATCCACATTGGTGACCGCCGCGTCGACCAACTGCCGCCCAATCAGCGCGGCGTGGCCATGGTGTTCCAGAACTACGCCCTCTACCCGCATATGACCGTGCGCCAGAACATGAGTTTCGGGCTCGAAAACATCGGTACCGACAAGGGCGAGATCGCCCGGCGCGTCGACGAGGCCGCCCGCATGCTGGAAATCGGGCAATTGCTCGATCGCCGGCCGGCGCAGTTGTCCGGCGGCCAGCGTCAGCGCGTCGCCATCGGCCGGGCCATCGTTCGCGAGCCGCAGGCCTTCCTGCTCGACGAGCCGCTGTCCAATCTCGACGCCGGCCTCAGGGTGCGCACACGGGTGGAACTGGCCCAATTGCACCAGCGCATCGGGACCACGATGATTTTCGTCACGCATGACCAGACCGAGGCCATGACGCTGGCCAGCCGGATCGTGGTGATGAACAACCGGAGAGTGGAGCAGATCGGCTCGCCGATGGATGTCTATTCCCGCCCGGCCAGCCGCTTCGTTGCAGCCTTTGTCGGTTCCCCATCGATGAACTTTGTGCCCGTCAGCGCGCTCGATGTGGTCGATAGTCGAATGGTCGCGACAGCGGGGGGCGGCAGGGTCTCAACCACGATCGCGGAAAGCAATGCGCCGGCCATGGCGGAGGGCCTTGTTCTGGGCATTCGCCCCGAGGCGCTGACCGTGGCCGAAGCCGGAGAATTGCGCGGAACCATAGCGCTGGTCGAACGGCTGGGCGACCGCACACTGGTGCATGTCACCCTGACCGACGGCACGCTGGTGATCGGAGAAGACGTCGGCAAGAGCCTGCTGGAGCCCGGCATGGAGGTCCAGCTGTCGGTGGACGGTGCCGCCACCCATCTCTTCGACGCCCAGGGCACAGCTTTCCACGGCAACTGAGTACACGAAATTCGGACTGGCGGCTCGGCTCAATGCGCCGCCGGGACCCGAAATAGGATCATGCATTGGGCATGACATGGGAGGAGTGAACATGAACAAGACAATGAAACGCCTGGCATTGGTGTCAACGGTACTCATGGGCCTGACGGGCACAGCATTTGCCCAGCAGACGGTCGTCTGGTGGGACTTTCTGGCCGGCGGCGACGGCGTCCGCATGAAAGCGCTGATCGACGCCTTCAATGAGGAGCATGCAGGCGAGATCACCATCGAAGGCACGACCCTGGAATGGGGCACCCCCTTCTACACAAAGCTGCAGACTTCAGCGGCGATTGGCGAGGGTCCCGACATCGCCACCTATCACCTTTCTCGCATGCCGTTGGCCGTCGATAGCGGCACCTTGTCCGAGATCAGTGACGAGGACCTGGCTTCGGTCGGCCTCTCCGACGACAGCTTCACCTCTGCGGCGGCTCAGGCCGCCAAGGTGGATGGCGTGCGCTATGGTGTGCCATTCGATCAGCACGGCCTGATCCTCTACTACAACAAGGACATGCTCGAAGCCGCCGGCATGCTGGGCGAAAACGGCCTGCCCACCGGGCTCGACGGCATGGAGAATTTCGAGAGCGCGCTGGCCCAGTTCACCAAGGACGGCGCCTATGGCCTGTCCATGCCGACCGGTGACCGATACCGCGCAGTCTACTCGTTCTTCGGCCAGCAGGGCGGCACCATGTTCGACGCCGATGCCGGCGGGTTCTTCCCCTCCGACGAAGATGTCGCCAAGCTGACCACCGCCACCGAGACCATGAAGCGCTGGGTAGACAATGGCTGGACCCCCGCCCAGATCGAGAGCCCGGCCGCGCTGGCGCTCTTCACCTCTGGTCAGGCCGCCTTCTTCATCAACGGCAATTGGGAAGTCCCCACGTTCACCGATCTGGCCGCCAAGGGCGAACTGTTCGAATGGGGCGCCGTGGAATTGCCGGTGCTGTTCGACCAGCCGGCCGCATGGTCCGACTCCCATGCCTTCGTCATTCCCGCCAATGCTGGCAAGGACGCCGATCCGGACAAGCGCGCTGCGGTGATGGAAGTGATCGCATGGATGGACGAGCACAGCCTTGACTGGGCGGGCGCAGGTCATATCCCGGCCTTCAACGCGGTGCGCGAGAGCGCCGATTTCCAGGCATTGAAGCCGCAATCCGACTACGCCGGATTTGCCGCGACGGCCGTGTTCGACCCGCGCACGATCCTCGCTGGCCCCGCCGCCCCGCTCGGCGATGCCTGGACCAACTACATCGTGCCCGCGACCACCGGTGAACTCGACCCGGCCGATGCTGCCATGCAAATGCGCGACGATCTCAACAGCCAGCTCTGACCCGCTGACAACCGGCCGGCGCTCCCAGGGTGCCGGCCATGACACCATCTCTTGGCGGGAGGAGAAACGACATGATCCGCGACAAGCGCTCGGAATATCTGGCGGCCCTGATCCTGGTGGGGCCCTTCATAGCCATTTACGGACTGCTGTTCGTGTGGCCGACCATTCAGATGGTGATGCTCAGTTTCACCAAGGCGCCGCTCATCGGCCCCGGCCAATGGGTCGGCATCGACAATTACGTCAAGATCCTCTCGCACCGCCTGTTTCAGAACGCCACCTGGAACACGGTCTATTTCGTGCTCCTGACCGTCATTCCCAACACGCTGGTGTCGCTGGCCATTGCCATGGCGGTCAATCGCCTCAGGGGCTGGAAGCAGGGCTTTGTCATGGCCTGCTTTTTTCTCCCCTACATCCTGCCGGTCTCGGTGGTCTATCTCACCTGGAACTGGATCATCGACGTGCAATATGGGTTGATCCAGTACATCGTCCGGCCTTTCAACGGCGGAGAGCCGATGTCGCTGACGCGGACCATCCCGTTCTTCATGCCCACGGTGGCTGTGGTCACGATCTGGTGGACGCTGGGCTTCAATGTGCTGCTGTTCATTGCCGGTTTGCGCAACATCTCGCCGGAAATCTATGAGGCCGCGTCCCTCGACAGCGCCGGGCGCTGGCGGCAGTTCCGCAAGATCACCTGGCCGCTGATCTGGCCGGTGACGGCGCTGGTGCTGACCATCCAGCTCATCGCTCAGCTCAAGATCTTCGACCAGGTCTATCTGTTTTCGATCGGGGGACGGCAGGACCCGACCATTGTCATGGTGCAGTACGTCTACAAACTCGCCTTCCAGCAGAACAAGGGCGGGGAGGGCGCTGCCGCAGCGACAATCCTGTTCGCCATCATCATCATCCTCTCCGTCGTGCAGTATCAGGCGCTCCGCGCCAGGGGTGAAAAATGAGCAGCGAAACCATGACACAACCCGGCGCCGCGCTTGCTGAACGGTTTCGCCATGATCGGTTGATCGACATTGGCGGCATCATCCTGACGCTGGTGACCTTTGCCTTTGCACTCATGGCCATCTTCCCAATCTACTGGGCAGTGGTGACCTCCTTCAAATCCGAGACGGAGGTCATTGCGAGCGGCATCTCCCTGTGGCCGAGCCAAATCAACACCGAGGCCTACCAGCACATCTGGAACAACACCAATATCGGGTCCTGGTACATCAACTCGCTGGTGACCTCGTCACTGATCACCTTCGGAGTAATCGTCAGTTCGGCTGGTTGCGCCTATGCCTTGAGCCAGCTGGATTTTCCTGGCCGGAAAATCATCTACATCCTGATCCTGGCCTGCTTCATGGTGCCCATGCAGGCGCTGATCATCAATCATTTCGTCCTGATGGCGCAGTTCAAGCTCCTCAACACATGGGCGGGCATCATCCTGCCGCAGCTCGTCGTGCCGGTGACAATCATCGTCTACAAGCAGTTCTTCGACAGCGTGCCACGAGAGTTCCGCGAGGCCGCACAGATGGATGGGGCAGGGCACTTCAAGACGCTTTTCCGCATCTACCTCCCGATGAACTGGGGCATCACCAGCGCGTTGGCCATCATCACCTTCATCGGCGCCTGGAACAGCTTCTTGTGGCCCTTCCTGGCCGCAACCGGGGAGGCGACGATGACGGTGCCGGTCGGCATCACGCAGGTCAAGGATGCCTATGGCATCGTCTATGCGCGGCTCATGGCCTCCGCGGTCATGGCCGGGCTGCCGGTGGCCACTGTCTTCCTTCTGTTCCAGCGCCGCGTGACCCAGGCGATCATGCTCTCCGCCGGTGTGAAAGGATGAGGGAGAACCGCCGCCGGACGCCGAAATGCGTCCGGCGCCCGGTTATGCGTTTGCTCTATCCCTGGGCATTCCTCTTGTCGCAATCGGCCCCCACCGGACCTACCAGCATCAGCGACCCGCCCAGAGACTAGCCACCGACTTCGGCCCGTGCGCGACCGGCAGGGGCGGGCGAAAAAGTCGCGTGCAATATGACACCAGTCAAAGTCGAGGCCCTCAAAGCCGGGCAGTCTTGCAAGCGGCAACCATGCCGAGCAGGACAAGATCCGGCGGAGGACCGCATGACGAGACGATCACCATTCGACGCCGCCATCGAGGACGGCAATATCTGGCTCAAGGCCACTGCAGAGACACTGCATCTCGACGATTCCCGGCTGGCTTACCCCGCCCTGCGCGCGGGACTGCACGCCCTGCGCGATCGCCTGCCACCCGAGGCAGCGGTGCATCTGTCGGCACAGCTGCCGCTTATCGTGCGTGGCCTTTTCTTCGAAGGTTGGAAGATGGCCGGCAAGCCCACGCCCGACAACACCGTCGAGGAATTCTGTGAAAGGCTAGGCCGGGAGCTGCCGCCCAACTACCAGCGCAACCCGAAGATGGTCGCCGAGGCTGTATTCGACGTCGTCTGGAGGCAGCTCGACCCCGGAGAGTCGGCCAAGGTCATTGATCAGATGCCCAAGGGGCTGCGGCAACTCTGGCCCTCCATTGCACGCCGTGAATCGGCCTGAGACAAGTCGGGACATGGAACCGGCGCCCGGCCCGCGCGGGTCGGCGAAGAGCGATCCTGAACCGGTTGCACGGGGCAGGTCGGTCGTCCCGCCTGCGCCGCATGCCGCGCCCTTCGTGGACGTCCTCCAGGATTTGCAGGTTTCCCCTGGCTCGGGTCTTGCCGAAGAAGAGATCATGGAGCGCCGCCATCATCACGGCGCCAATATTGCCCACATGCGCCCGCCAGCCAGCGCATGGCGACTGCTTTGGCACCAGTTCAATAGCCCGATTGTCTACCTGCTCGGCGCAGCCGCGGCCCTCGCCCTTTATGCCGGTCAGATGGAGGAGGCCATCGCGGTACTGGCGGTTCTCG
It contains:
- a CDS encoding LacI family DNA-binding transcriptional regulator; translation: MSRRPALKRQPRARRVTMTDVAREAGCSQATVSFVLNAVPGIRLSADTRQRVLETARRLGYGEAAPKARPDARPTRRARRIGFIVDQIATSPEAVQAIDGITQAAKEQGDLVFVAQSENDADTESDLIAAFVDQGVVALVYMTIFTREVELPLALRNLGIPVYLLNCYTTGMTHAAVVPSEIAGGQRATHHLITQGHRRIATITGEIWMEAARDRLKGYRRALATADIPFDDSLVFNGDWSASAGYDATRRILALPEVPSAIFCQNDRMAIGCFEALKEAGLDIPRDMSVVGYDDEEIARHLHPRLTTTILPHRAMGRWVIEQMLEAETDERHSLTKLECPLVERDSVAPPRALG
- a CDS encoding ribonuclease activity regulator RraA is translated as MDKVLRDKLMTVSVATLATALFKRGLRNQVIQGVHPVRAKGVNMVGPAYTLRYIPAREDRNQLSEFRNPQHPQRVAVETCPAGHVLVMDSRKDPRAASAGDILVTRLMVRGVAGVVTDGGFRDAATIGTLDIPAYHTRPSSPTNLTLHEALDLNVPIGCGDVAVFPGDILVGDDDCVIVIPQAIAGEVADEAVEMTAYEDFVVEKVKAGTPVIGLYPRTQDHFVAEFEAWRRRENR
- the araD gene encoding L-arabinonate dehydratase; its protein translation is MTEKSRKDPATLRSARWFAPDDLRSFGHRSRLMQLGYSEADFAGKPVIGILNTWSELNSCHSHFPERVEAVKRGVAQAGGLAVELPTLSVDESFTKPTSMLYRNMLAMETEETIRSHPLDGVVLMGGCDKTTPGLVMGGITAGVPMIYLPAGPMLRGNYAGQVLGSGSDAWKYWDERRAGNVSDEQWRGVQGGIARSAGVCMTMGTASTMTAIADAMGLTLPGASSIPAVDSAHARMSADCGRRIVDMVWEELTPDRIVTEAAVRNAAIVAMATGCSTNAVVHLIAMARRAGVELSLDDLDALGRNTPLLANVRPSGKGYLMEDFYFAGGLLALIRQIADRLDTSVVTANGRTLGENIADAVVYNDDVIRPLSNPVYHEGSLAVLRGNLCPDGAIIKPAACDPKYYVHEGPALVFDSYPEMKKAIDDENLAVTPDHVLVLRNAGPQGGPGMPEWGMLPIPKALIKQGHRDMLRISDARMSGTSYGACVLHVAPESFVGGPLAFLQTGDIVRLDLPNRRLDMLVAEEEIDRRRAAWTPPAPRFERGWGWIYSRHVTQADKGCDFDFLERDFGRAAGEPDIF
- a CDS encoding dihydrodipicolinate synthase family protein is translated as MTLTLDQALTGISGILVTPYDDKGDVAPDRLVPILDRALGAGLHMPVVNGNTGEFYALTTEEASTMVREVVRLVAGRAPVLAGIGRGIRDATALARVSAEAGATALMVHQPPDPFVAPRGIVDYLKAIADASGGLPMMLYLRNDAIGTRAIADLCALPQVKGIKWATPNPLKLAEAKAACDPSLVWVGGLAEIWAPAFYAVGARGFTSGLINVWPERSLAIHGALEAGRYTEANDLIAGMKAFEEIRAEEMNGTNVTGVKAVLLALGRDCGPTRPPSAWPLTAAQQAKLDAFITQNQLT
- a CDS encoding LacI family DNA-binding transcriptional regulator, with the protein product MEKRATMHDVAELAGVSQATVSLVLNGVPNARISKATRRRVEEAAEQLGYRRGAAHPVPAGRQRVIGLFIDEVSTTPFLAPFLEGARDEAALQDVAVAVFCTGNSAKLERAAMDMLVAQNAIGSIYATLITREVAIPDHFAGLPLVLLNCYERRVRYPSAVPGDIVGGYTATEALIKAGHKRIAHLAGEHIVEAAVDREKGFRQAMERHGLAVDESLVTLGGWSVKAGRERALELLSRPDRPTAVFCYCDRMAMGCYEAARQLGLSIPEDISIVGFDDEDIAASLNPPLSTLVLPHDEMARWAVNQLLDDFEGIDADERLQKLKIECEFIGRQSIVPPKA